A single Anopheles funestus chromosome 2RL, idAnoFuneDA-416_04, whole genome shotgun sequence DNA region contains:
- the LOC125774880 gene encoding myosin regulatory light chain 2: MSEKEKKVKKKKASSKDETPADTPADTPAAPTPSDSQRGSTRGSSSRKAKKAPSSVFVLFSQKQIAEFKEAFALMDNDKDGVIGKNDLRSTFDALGKLVSDKELDEMLGEATGPLNFTQLLTLFANRMSGGGTDDDDVVINAFKAFDTNGKIDGEKFRFALTHWGQDKFTEDECDDAFDQMVIDDKGYIDTAALIAMLTGSEEEAEE; this comes from the exons ATG TCtgagaaggagaagaaggtcaagaagaagaaggcgtcgtccaaggatgaAACTCCGGCCGACACCCCTGCAGATACCCCAGCGGCACCGACCCCCTCGGACTCCCAGCGCGGATCGACCCGCGGCTCGTCGTCCCGTAAGGCAAAGAAGGCCCCATCTTCGGTCTTCGTGCTTTTCTCCCAGAAGCAGATCGCCGAATTCAAAGAG GCTTTCGCGCTAATGGACAACGACAAGGATGGTGTCATTGGCAAGAACGATCTCCGCTCCACCTTCGACGCTCTGGGCAAGCTGGTGTCCGACAAGGAGTTGGACGAGATGCTCGGTGAGGCTACGGGACCGCTCAACTTCACCCAGCTGCTGACGCTGTTCGCCAACCGCATGTCGGGTGGTGGCACCGATGACGACGATGTCGTCATCAACGCGTTCAAGGCCTTCGACACCAACGGCAAGATCGATGGCGAGAAGTTCCGCTTCGCTCTGACCCACTGGGGCCAGGACAAGTTCACCGAGGACGAGTGTGACGATGCATTCGATCAGATGGTCATTGACGATAAGGGCTACATCGACACTGCTGCTCTGATCGCCATGCTCACCGGATCCGAGGAGGAGGCGgaagaataa
- the LOC125774875 gene encoding pyridoxal phosphate homeostasis protein: MIRKVMAEIDVKLGIRQTLQKIEEVYSKRSSLSNAPKPLLVAVSKTKPIDLILDAYSVGQRDFGENYVQELVEKANDGRILEHCQDIRWHFIGHLQSNKINKVLNLPNLHMIQTVHSIKLAEGLNKAWEKLKAENAEKQPKLNVLVQINTSGEDEKNGVQPEDAVGLFRYVVDKCPNLNCEGVMTIGRFGHDYTAGPNPDFGTLMKCHQDICSTFERDPADLQVSMGMSDDFVQAIEAGSTIVRVGSSIFGARAKKPTDA, translated from the exons ATGATACGCAAAGTGATGGCTGAGATAGACGTGAAATTGGGCATCCGACAAACGTTGCAGAAGATCGAGGAAGTCTACAGCAAAAGATCGTCG CTCAGCAATGCCCCCAAACCTTTGCTTGTGGCAGTCAGTAAAACTAAACCGATCGATCTGATTCTGGACGCTTATTCCGTGGGCCAACGTGATTTCGGCGAAAACTATGTCCAAGAGCTGGTGGAGAAAGCGAATGATGGTAGAATCCTGGAACACTGTCAGGATATTCGATGGCATTTTATTGGCCATTTGCAGAGTAACAAGATTAATAAG GTGCTGAATCTTCCGAACTTGCACATGATTCAAACGGTGCACAGCATCAAGCTAGCGGAAGGATTGAACAAGGCGTGGGAAAAGTTGAAGGCAGAAAATGCTGAAAAACAACCGAAGCTAAATGTGCTGGTACAAATAAACACCAGTGGCGAAGATG aaaaaaatggtgtcCAGCCAGAAGATGCCGTGGGATTGTTTCGATACGTAGTGGACAAGTGCCCTAATCTGAACTGCGAAGGTGTGATGACGATCGGTCGATTTGGACACGATTATACGGCCGGGCCAAATCCGGACTTTGGTACGTTGATGAAATGTCATCAAGATATCTGCAGTACATTCGAGCGAGACCCAGCCGACCTGCAGGTGTCAATGGGCATGTCGGATGATTTCGTGCAAGCG ATCGAAGCGGGCAGCACCATTGTGCGCGTGGGTAGTTCTATTTTCGGGGCTAGGGCCAAGAAACCAACTGATGCGTGA
- the LOC125774878 gene encoding outer dense fiber protein 3-like protein 2 — protein sequence MNPRNKGPGPTAYTLPTEVGYNQHDPRKERKPMYTMRPTFKKCYDTIGPGPATYDLKKQTRVGGPREPKYSLASRLNPLKADLGPGPGAHNNHLVPTMKCKRPPMQSFGYRIDVPNREIIPAPNRYNGLVHMTRPKAPLYSMGIKTKDIHGLEGPGPARYGPTSRDVTHRRAPSYGMRQGHTDFMNRLPHPAPNHYPLMNLRVGSTAPSYTFGVRHLDWQDPMIIPGDNC from the exons atgaatccaaGAAACAAAGGCCCAGGTCCTACGGCGTACACACTACCAACGGAAGTCGGTTACAATCAGCATGATCCACGAAAGGAGCGAAAACCTATGTACACGATGCGACCAACGTTTAAAAAATGCTACGACACAATCGGGCCCGGTCCTGCTACCTACGATCTCAAGAAGCAAACCCGCGTCGGTGGTCCTCGGGAACCAAAATATTCTCTCGCCAGTAGGCTCAACCCACTGAAGGCTGATCTTGGCCCCGGACCAGGCGCACACAATAATCATCTAGTGCCGACTATGAAATGTAAACGGCCACCTATGCAGAGTTTTGGATATCGTATAGATGTGCCTAACAGGGAGATTATACCGGCCCCGAATCGATACAACGGATTAGTTCACATGACCCGTCCCAAGGCACCGCTCTATTCGAT GGGTATAAAAACGAAGGATATCCATGGATTGGAAGGACCAGGTCCGGCCAGATACGGCCCTACATCACGTGATGTCACCCATAGGCGTGCACCCAGCTATGGCATGCGGCAAGGGCACACGGATTTCATGAATCGATTGCCTCATCCGGCACCCAACCATTACCCTCTGATGAATCTACGTGTCGGTTCAACGGCTCCTAGTTATACCTTTGGTGTAAGACATCTCGATTGGCAGGATCCAATGATTATTCCTGGTGACAATTGTTAG